One Hemitrygon akajei chromosome 21, sHemAka1.3, whole genome shotgun sequence genomic region harbors:
- the fam169b gene encoding protein FAM169B encodes MDEAGAEPAGSRSPVDTITSGNWEHLTWSTEDYLSRLRNRNEESTEFFTLTSGEQLAITPSSVAFFNLYEDSLEHQILGLLSPQDDKTVAAVYLGAGWCSLDEALTTSDSGRQELVQVRSVGERIVLYLLNRMICGNRERPPDVLPFRPHPIDEFAKIFWKDKEAAGFYTVKLKGSLCCAGTSQCYQLPVLDTVFVRKKHRRLGLGLRMLADFCSQFPADQDLGISRPISPAMYRVCHRYLQARPEEQDRLWEVDSPGGWSQRENVWLLIQMGDRPPVDDSAQSRSF; translated from the exons ATGGACGAAGCAGGAGCGGAGCCGGCAG GGTCTCGCTCTCCTGTGGATACTATAACCAGTGGGAACTGGGAGCATTTAACATGGTCAACAGAAGATTACTTGTCAAGGCTTCGTAACAGGAATGAGGAATCCACTGAGTTCTTTACATTAACCAGTGGCGAACAG CTTGCTATAACACCATCTTCTGTGGCCTTTTTTAACCTGTACGAGGACAGCCTTGAGCACCAGATACTGGGCTTGTTGAGTCCGCAGGATGACAAGACAG TGGCTGCTGTGTACCTGGGAGCTGGCTGGTGCTCACTGGATGAAGCTCTGACGACGTCTGACAGTGGGAGGCAGGAGCTGGTCCAG GTGCGGTCAGTTGGCGAACGGATTGTGCTCTACCTGTTAAACCGGATGATCTGTGGGAACAGGGAAAGACCACCGGACGTCCTTCCTTTCCGACCTCATCCCATcgatgagtttgccaagatctTCTGGAAGGACAAGGAGGCGGCTGGGTTCTACACTGTGAAGCTGAAAG GCAGCCTGTGCTGTGCCGGCACCAGCCAGTGTTACCAGCTGCCCGTCCTGGACACCGTGTTCGTCCGCAAGAAACACCGGCGCCTGGGCCTTGGGCTGAGGATGCTGGCCGACTTCTGCAGTCAGTTCCCCGCTGACCAGGATTTAGGGATCAGCCGACCCATCTCACCGGCCATGTACAGAG TTTGCCACAGGTACCTGCAGGCTCGGCCTGAGGAACAGGATCGACTGTGGGAAGTGGACAGCCCAGGGGGCTGGAGCCAAAGGGAAAACGTGTGGTTGCTAATCCAGATGGGTGATAGACCCCCAGTCG ATGACTCAGCTCAATCCAGAAGCTTCTGA